A window of the Streptomyces sp. JB150 genome harbors these coding sequences:
- a CDS encoding carbohydrate ABC transporter permease: MSDAARIRVRPRKAWTPSQIVLTLLGAAVAAVFLAPLAWALFTSLKSETEAVEVPAHWLPREWTGQAWKAIFENGDITNWFVNSLVVSVCVTTVVLVVSALAGYGFARTEFRGKAALMGVVMTGLMVSPAVLGVPLFTTVQQMGMVDTYWGMILPQCAPAAMVYILYKFFQGVPRELEEAAFIDGAGRWRVFFTIVVPLARPSLAAVGIFTFIASWNNFLWPYMVTNNPDLMTMPNGIATVMNSYGIQWAQLMAGGLMAGLPLIVVFVFFQRQIVAGVAHTGLAGQ; encoded by the coding sequence ATGAGCGACGCCGCACGGATCCGCGTCAGGCCCCGCAAGGCCTGGACGCCCAGCCAGATCGTCCTCACCCTCCTCGGCGCCGCCGTCGCGGCGGTGTTCCTCGCCCCGCTCGCCTGGGCCCTGTTCACCTCGCTCAAGTCCGAGACCGAGGCCGTCGAGGTGCCGGCGCACTGGCTGCCCAGGGAGTGGACCGGCCAGGCCTGGAAGGCGATCTTCGAGAACGGCGACATCACCAACTGGTTCGTGAACTCGCTGGTCGTCTCCGTCTGCGTGACCACCGTCGTGCTGGTCGTCTCCGCGCTCGCCGGATACGGCTTCGCCCGCACCGAGTTCCGCGGCAAGGCCGCCCTCATGGGCGTCGTCATGACGGGCCTCATGGTCTCCCCGGCCGTCCTCGGCGTCCCGCTGTTCACCACCGTGCAGCAGATGGGGATGGTCGACACCTACTGGGGCATGATCCTGCCGCAGTGCGCACCCGCCGCGATGGTCTACATCCTCTACAAGTTCTTCCAGGGCGTGCCGCGCGAACTGGAGGAGGCCGCCTTCATCGACGGCGCGGGCCGCTGGCGGGTCTTCTTCACCATCGTGGTCCCGCTCGCCCGCCCCTCCCTCGCGGCGGTCGGCATCTTCACCTTCATCGCGTCGTGGAACAACTTCCTGTGGCCGTACATGGTCACCAACAACCCCGACCTGATGACCATGCCGAACGGCATCGCGACCGTCATGAACTCCTACGGCATCCAGTGGGCCCAGCTCATGGCCGGCGGCCTGATGGCCGGACTGCCCCTGATCGTCGTCTTCGTCTTCTTCCAGCGGCAGATCGTGGCGGGCGTCGCCCACACGGGACTGGCCGGCCAGTGA
- a CDS encoding toxin — translation MRTNREMRRLADALIEPIRVPVPADPEVMFQAVVESAIKWRGRRIVVHREVFPPHTASGLWLEGETHDDVVVDRRAAVWHQIVIFCHEVWHMHQRQTAARQDDGRATAARTDFTLADEQEADRFGMLMGRRLRTWLDAPADSVYADRGGDPQDLAGRIGAALNYRGTRR, via the coding sequence GTGCGTACGAACAGGGAGATGCGTCGCCTCGCCGACGCCCTCATCGAACCCATCCGAGTGCCGGTTCCCGCGGATCCCGAGGTCATGTTCCAGGCGGTCGTCGAGTCGGCCATCAAGTGGCGGGGCCGCCGGATCGTCGTCCACCGTGAGGTGTTCCCGCCGCACACGGCCAGCGGGCTCTGGCTGGAGGGCGAGACGCACGACGACGTCGTCGTCGACCGGCGCGCCGCCGTCTGGCACCAGATCGTCATCTTCTGCCACGAGGTGTGGCACATGCACCAGCGCCAGACCGCCGCCCGCCAGGACGACGGCAGGGCCACCGCCGCCCGCACCGACTTCACCCTCGCCGACGAGCAGGAGGCCGACCGCTTCGGCATGCTGATGGGCCGTCGGCTGCGCACCTGGCTGGACGCCCCGGCGGACTCCGTGTACGCGGACCGGGGCGGCGACCCACAGGACCTCGCGGGCCGTATCGGGGCCGCGCTCAACTACCGCGGGACCCGGCGATGA
- a CDS encoding MAB_1171c family putative transporter, whose translation MSLVVYGAAVALTLSAVVLFRRPPRPVHNPLTVSTCVAILLGALVFCCSAPATLAAVNELTGIPNFGAPLTYGMLSAYSCSLLILLINWRGGARERVRRLIRDCVLAYGALIVAIVVLFALADARAERLTDLDTYYANTPFMREMIVLYLLGHTAAMAAMCAVCRKWGREVTGLLGAGLRLILIGALLDLVGFQVAKYTAVVARWTGHDLDFLSTSVAPPMAALGALVCSAGFVLPRLLPAAVAHWCGLRDYWRLGPLWSRVAFVSTAPKPPVSWWQLPLERLHWREVAIHDALLALAPYFDERVRQAALSAALGDGRSPHEARVAAEAAMLAAAAHRAAAREAPLTDPSTYRLHATEVSGAAGLVELAQALTRTPPWGTAREGTVRAFQD comes from the coding sequence ATGAGCCTCGTCGTCTACGGGGCGGCCGTGGCGCTCACGCTCTCCGCCGTCGTGCTGTTCCGGCGGCCGCCGCGGCCCGTGCACAACCCGCTGACCGTGTCCACCTGTGTGGCGATCCTGCTCGGCGCGCTCGTGTTCTGCTGCTCGGCCCCGGCGACCCTGGCCGCCGTCAACGAGCTGACCGGCATCCCCAACTTCGGGGCGCCGCTCACGTACGGGATGCTCTCGGCGTACAGCTGCTCGCTGCTGATCCTGCTGATCAACTGGCGGGGCGGGGCCCGCGAGCGGGTGCGGCGGCTGATCCGGGACTGCGTGCTCGCCTACGGTGCGCTGATCGTGGCCATCGTGGTGCTGTTCGCGCTCGCGGACGCGCGCGCCGAGCGGCTGACCGACCTCGACACGTACTACGCCAACACGCCGTTCATGCGCGAGATGATCGTGCTGTACCTGCTCGGGCACACCGCGGCGATGGCGGCGATGTGCGCCGTGTGCCGCAAGTGGGGCCGGGAGGTCACCGGGCTGCTGGGCGCGGGACTGCGGCTGATCCTCATCGGGGCGCTGCTGGACCTGGTCGGGTTCCAGGTGGCCAAGTACACGGCGGTGGTGGCCCGGTGGACGGGCCACGACCTGGACTTCCTGTCCACGAGCGTCGCCCCGCCGATGGCCGCCCTCGGGGCCCTCGTCTGCTCCGCCGGTTTCGTGCTGCCGCGGCTGCTGCCCGCCGCCGTCGCGCACTGGTGCGGGCTGCGGGACTACTGGCGGCTGGGGCCGCTGTGGTCGCGGGTGGCGTTCGTGTCGACGGCCCCGAAGCCGCCCGTGTCCTGGTGGCAGCTGCCGCTGGAGCGGCTGCACTGGCGTGAGGTCGCCATCCACGACGCGCTGCTCGCGCTCGCGCCGTACTTCGACGAGCGGGTGCGGCAGGCGGCGCTGTCGGCCGCCCTGGGGGACGGCCGCTCACCGCACGAGGCGCGGGTGGCCGCCGAGGCGGCCATGCTCGCCGCCGCCGCGCACCGGGCCGCCGCCCGCGAGGCCCCGCTCACCGACCCCAGCACCTACCGCCTGCACGCCACGGAGGTCTCCGGCGCCGCCGGCCTGGTCGAGCTGGCCCAGGCGCTGACCCGAACTCCTCCCTGGGGAACGGCTCGTGAAGGTACGGTGAGAGCCTTCCAGGACTAG
- a CDS encoding MAB_1171c family putative transporter — MNALTNYLSAGLLGFGLLLKSPDLLRHRHDPYLRSLCTVLGLAGLCFVLGAPPTIGAVNRISGVPNLAAPVTYVAITAYSAASQVLVVRWRGGPGVRRTTRRWVLAYACVVTGIVTMFALGDAPVERRTDLDTYYANTPYIREMILLYLLAHLTAVAVTTVSSLRWARQVDGWLRAGLVTLGIGTLCGAGYSVIKLVAVAARWGGLDWSALDRSVSPAAAGLGALVTVIGILIPLAGPRLTRWRQARLTYRRLEPLERELDDILVRRALRLPRPRWASPVTRLVWRQTSIHNALSHLDAYVDRELYDATLREALRATGDPRRAAARAWATVIAAAVREAAETVAAEPLVAGSVVAGPVVAGSAVAGPVVAGPVAAESGAAAGPVAGDRFTGPLSDPRSDRFTDPRSDRFRDPLSDRFRDPLSDRLADPFPDPFADRFSGRFPDRAPDPDALVDIADALADVLATAAPPHGADGPQPVPAARGSRV; from the coding sequence ATGAACGCACTGACCAACTACCTCAGCGCCGGCCTCCTCGGCTTCGGCCTGCTCCTGAAGTCACCGGACCTGCTGCGCCACCGGCACGACCCCTACCTGCGCTCCCTGTGCACGGTCCTCGGCCTGGCCGGCCTGTGCTTCGTCCTCGGCGCCCCGCCCACCATCGGCGCCGTCAACCGGATCAGCGGCGTCCCCAACCTCGCCGCGCCCGTGACGTACGTGGCGATCACCGCGTACAGCGCCGCCTCCCAGGTGCTGGTCGTCCGCTGGCGCGGCGGCCCCGGCGTACGGCGCACCACCCGGCGCTGGGTCCTCGCCTACGCCTGCGTCGTCACCGGCATCGTGACCATGTTCGCCCTCGGTGACGCGCCCGTGGAGCGCCGTACCGACCTGGACACCTACTACGCGAACACGCCGTACATCCGCGAGATGATCCTGCTGTACCTGCTCGCGCATCTCACCGCCGTCGCCGTCACCACCGTCTCGTCCCTGCGCTGGGCCCGCCAGGTGGACGGCTGGCTGCGGGCGGGCCTGGTGACGCTGGGCATCGGCACCCTGTGCGGCGCCGGATACAGCGTCATCAAGCTCGTCGCCGTCGCCGCCCGCTGGGGCGGCCTCGACTGGTCGGCGCTCGACCGCAGCGTGTCCCCGGCGGCGGCCGGCCTCGGCGCGCTCGTGACGGTCATCGGCATCCTGATCCCGCTCGCCGGCCCCCGGCTCACCCGGTGGCGGCAGGCGCGGCTGACGTACCGCCGCCTCGAACCCCTGGAGCGCGAACTGGACGACATCCTGGTACGCCGCGCCCTGCGCCTGCCGCGCCCGCGCTGGGCCTCCCCCGTCACCCGGCTGGTGTGGCGCCAGACCAGCATCCACAACGCGCTGAGCCATCTCGACGCGTACGTCGACCGCGAGCTGTACGACGCGACCCTGCGCGAGGCGCTGCGCGCCACGGGCGATCCGCGGCGGGCCGCGGCCCGCGCGTGGGCGACGGTCATCGCGGCGGCGGTGCGGGAGGCGGCGGAAACGGTGGCGGCGGAGCCGCTGGTGGCGGGATCAGTGGTCGCGGGACCGGTGGTCGCAGGATCGGCGGTCGCGGGACCGGTGGTCGCGGGACCGGTGGCGGCCGAGTCCGGGGCAGCGGCGGGGCCGGTGGCGGGGGACCGGTTCACGGGCCCGCTCTCGGACCCGCGCTCGGACCGGTTCACGGACCCGCGCTCGGACCGGTTCCGTGACCCGCTGTCGGACCGGTTCCGGGACCCGCTGTCGGACCGGCTCGCCGATCCGTTCCCCGACCCGTTCGCGGACCGGTTCTCCGGCCGGTTCCCCGACCGGGCGCCCGATCCGGACGCCCTGGTGGACATCGCCGACGCGCTCGCCGACGTCCTCGCCACCGCCGCGCCGCCGCACGGCGCCGACGGGCCGCAGCCGGTGCCGGCCGCGCGGGGCTCGCGCGTATGA
- a CDS encoding sugar ABC transporter permease, protein MTTTSAETVIAPARPRAAAAGATVRRRQGFQHGGWFVAPFLSLFALFVVWPLLRGLYLSFTDANISGEGASFVGLDNYREALRDDLMWEALGHSAYFTLLVVPCITVMAFLLAMLAHHIERGTWLWRLCFFAPFLLPSTVAANLWQWLFNPGTGMINHVFGIGTPWLTDKTYAMLAVVITTLWWTAGFSFLLYLAALQGIPGHLYEAAKLDGANAWHRMVRITLPMLRNITGLVVALQILASLQVFDQAVVMQDFGPGPEGSTRTFVQYTLEEGFTSYRVGYASAISIIFFLIIAAVALARMWLLRTREEGGR, encoded by the coding sequence ATGACGACGACCAGCGCGGAGACCGTCATCGCACCGGCCCGCCCCCGCGCCGCCGCGGCCGGCGCCACCGTCCGCCGCAGGCAGGGCTTCCAGCACGGCGGCTGGTTCGTCGCCCCGTTCCTCTCCCTGTTCGCGCTCTTCGTGGTGTGGCCGCTGCTGCGCGGCCTGTACCTCAGCTTCACCGACGCCAACATCTCCGGCGAGGGCGCGAGCTTCGTCGGCCTCGACAACTACCGCGAGGCGCTGCGGGACGACCTGATGTGGGAAGCGCTCGGCCACAGCGCGTACTTCACACTCCTGGTCGTGCCCTGCATCACCGTCATGGCGTTCCTGCTGGCGATGCTCGCCCACCACATCGAACGCGGCACGTGGCTGTGGCGGCTGTGCTTCTTCGCCCCGTTCCTGCTGCCGTCCACCGTCGCCGCCAACCTGTGGCAGTGGCTGTTCAACCCCGGCACCGGGATGATCAACCACGTCTTCGGCATCGGCACGCCCTGGCTGACGGACAAGACGTACGCCATGCTCGCCGTCGTCATCACCACCCTGTGGTGGACGGCCGGCTTCAGCTTCCTGCTCTACCTCGCCGCCCTCCAGGGCATCCCCGGCCACCTGTACGAGGCCGCGAAACTGGACGGCGCGAACGCCTGGCACCGCATGGTCCGCATCACCCTGCCGATGCTGCGCAACATCACCGGACTCGTCGTCGCCCTCCAGATCCTCGCCTCGCTCCAGGTCTTCGACCAGGCCGTCGTGATGCAGGACTTCGGGCCCGGCCCGGAAGGGTCGACCCGCACCTTCGTGCAGTACACCCTCGAAGAGGGCTTCACCAGCTACCGCGTGGGCTACGCCTCCGCCATCTCCATCATCTTCTTTCTGATCATCGCGGCCGTCGCCCTCGCGCGGATGTGGCTGCTGCGCACCCGTGAGGAGGGCGGCCGATGA
- a CDS encoding FAD-dependent monooxygenase — protein sequence MSRRAVVIGAGLAGMLAAAALSAVVDEVVVWDRDDLPDGPEHRKGLPQGRHAHLLLAGGLAAMEDLVPGGSIRERLLAEGAREVSLASDMVSLGTEGWFRRWRGPGPRMLSCSRALLDWAVRDAVLAHGGVRLRKGQVVELAGDRRRIEGVRVSAADGDEDVPADFVVDASGRGSRVGAWLRAVGVTDVRERTVDSGLVNATRIYRIPEGAEDFPVTVLNADPYGSRPGRSGMVLPIEGGRWMASLAGTRGGEPPSDPDAFLRYALELPHPLVGRLIAGAEPLTGVHVSRSTSNHRRYPEKARHWPERFVVLGDALASFNPAYGQGMSVAALGARILARELERTGLTGPGLARKVQRGTAGVVEAAWTMAVGQDIWFPGTRGGSPGLPDRLMMRYTRRMIRATTGSYSAATAVWDVTSMTAGPTRLLRPRAVLAAAIGPVKRPLTGPPLSPEERKVAGLP from the coding sequence GTGTCGCGTAGAGCTGTCGTCATCGGTGCCGGTCTGGCCGGCATGCTGGCCGCGGCGGCCTTGTCCGCCGTCGTCGACGAGGTCGTCGTATGGGACCGCGACGACCTGCCCGACGGACCGGAGCACCGCAAGGGGCTGCCCCAGGGGCGGCACGCGCATCTGCTGCTGGCCGGGGGCCTGGCGGCGATGGAGGACCTGGTGCCCGGCGGGAGCATCCGCGAGCGGCTGCTCGCCGAGGGCGCCCGGGAGGTGTCGCTGGCCTCGGACATGGTGTCCCTGGGCACGGAGGGCTGGTTCCGGCGCTGGCGTGGTCCGGGGCCGCGGATGCTGTCGTGCAGCCGGGCGCTGCTCGACTGGGCGGTCCGGGACGCGGTGCTCGCCCACGGCGGCGTGCGGCTGCGCAAGGGGCAGGTCGTCGAACTGGCCGGTGACCGGCGGCGGATCGAGGGCGTACGGGTGTCGGCGGCGGACGGCGACGAGGACGTCCCCGCGGACTTCGTGGTCGACGCGAGCGGCCGGGGCTCACGGGTCGGCGCCTGGCTGCGCGCGGTCGGGGTCACGGACGTGCGGGAGCGGACCGTCGACTCGGGGCTGGTCAACGCGACGCGGATCTACCGCATCCCCGAGGGCGCGGAGGACTTCCCCGTCACGGTGCTCAACGCCGACCCGTACGGGTCCCGGCCCGGCCGCAGCGGGATGGTCCTGCCGATCGAGGGCGGCCGGTGGATGGCGAGCCTCGCCGGCACGCGCGGCGGCGAGCCGCCGTCGGACCCGGACGCCTTCCTCCGGTACGCGCTGGAGCTGCCGCACCCCCTCGTGGGCCGGCTGATCGCCGGCGCCGAACCGCTCACCGGCGTCCACGTCAGCCGCTCCACCAGCAACCACCGCCGCTATCCGGAGAAGGCCCGGCACTGGCCGGAACGCTTCGTCGTCCTCGGGGACGCGCTGGCCAGTTTCAACCCGGCGTACGGGCAGGGCATGTCGGTGGCGGCGCTCGGCGCGCGGATCCTCGCCCGCGAACTGGAGCGCACCGGCCTCACCGGGCCCGGCCTCGCGCGCAAGGTCCAGCGCGGGACCGCCGGCGTCGTCGAGGCGGCCTGGACCATGGCCGTCGGCCAGGACATCTGGTTCCCCGGCACCCGCGGCGGCAGCCCCGGACTCCCGGACCGGCTGATGATGCGCTACACCCGCCGCATGATCCGCGCCACCACCGGCTCCTACAGCGCGGCCACCGCCGTCTGGGACGTCACCAGCATGACCGCGGGCCCCACCCGGCTGCTGCGCCCGCGCGCGGTCCTCGCCGCGGCGATCGGCCCGGTCAAGCGGCCGCTGACCGGGCCGCCGCTCAGTCCGGAGGAACGCAAGGTGGCGGGGCTGCCGTAG
- a CDS encoding ankyrin repeat domain-containing protein has product MNRRRQKKLTRGLVRAAMLGDEAEARRLLRAGADARRPDAQGTTPLYAASVHGAAGIARMLLEAGAEPDAESGHGSEGLPLCAAACWGHTETVRVLLGHGADPHIREDGGSGMSPLEWALRGPYPETAEALRNAGASVAGDRRPGVGSGPVAPGGSESAR; this is encoded by the coding sequence GTGAACAGGCGACGGCAGAAGAAGCTGACACGGGGGCTGGTACGGGCGGCGATGCTCGGGGACGAGGCGGAGGCACGGCGGCTGTTGCGGGCCGGCGCGGACGCGCGCAGGCCCGACGCCCAGGGCACCACGCCGCTGTACGCGGCGTCCGTGCACGGGGCCGCCGGGATCGCGCGGATGCTGCTGGAGGCCGGTGCCGAGCCCGATGCGGAGAGCGGACACGGCAGCGAGGGGCTGCCGTTGTGCGCGGCGGCGTGCTGGGGGCACACCGAGACGGTCCGTGTCCTTCTCGGGCACGGGGCTGATCCCCACATCCGGGAGGACGGCGGGAGCGGGATGAGCCCCCTGGAATGGGCACTCAGGGGGCCGTATCCGGAGACGGCCGAGGCGCTGAGGAATGCCGGGGCCTCCGTCGCGGGAGACCGGCGACCAGGCGTCGGGAGTGGCCCGGTGGCGCCCGGAGGATCGGAGTCCGCCCGATGA
- a CDS encoding DUF4291 domain-containing protein, with the protein MTQAVPARVVRAAYTDSVITVYQAYPPDIAEPALRAGTFVAPFKRERMTWIKPSFLWMMYRCGWAQKPGQERVLRIDIDRAGFEWALAHSALSHFQPEVHADRDEWRAQVAACPVRVQWDPDRSVHLEPQPWRAIQVGLSGEAVTRYVDDWIVGMTDVTELARSVHSAVLAGRSEDALELLPVERPYPLPEPLRRRLGADG; encoded by the coding sequence ATGACCCAGGCAGTACCCGCCCGTGTCGTGCGCGCGGCCTACACGGACTCCGTGATCACGGTCTATCAGGCCTATCCGCCGGACATCGCCGAACCGGCGTTGCGCGCGGGTACGTTCGTGGCACCGTTCAAGCGCGAACGCATGACGTGGATCAAACCCTCGTTCCTGTGGATGATGTACCGCTGCGGCTGGGCCCAGAAGCCCGGCCAGGAACGCGTCCTGCGGATCGACATCGACCGCGCCGGCTTCGAGTGGGCACTGGCCCACTCCGCGCTCAGCCACTTCCAGCCCGAAGTGCACGCGGACCGGGACGAGTGGCGGGCGCAGGTCGCCGCCTGTCCGGTGCGCGTGCAGTGGGATCCGGACCGGTCGGTCCATCTGGAGCCGCAGCCGTGGCGGGCCATTCAGGTGGGCCTGTCCGGTGAGGCCGTGACCCGCTATGTGGACGACTGGATCGTCGGCATGACGGACGTGACCGAACTGGCCCGTTCGGTGCACTCCGCAGTACTGGCCGGGAGGAGCGAGGACGCCTTGGAACTCCTCCCCGTCGAGCGCCCCTACCCGCTTCCGGAGCCGCTTCGCCGGCGGCTGGGCGCGGACGGCTGA
- a CDS encoding extracellular solute-binding protein, with protein MGQPGLNRRHLLATLGGLTIAGSFGFAALGTGADALASGARTRVRYWNLFSGGDGYNMIAMLDAFRAEHPDIAVKDSTLQWGSPFYTKLAMAAAGNRAPDLGVMHLGRVTGFSPGRLLDPWDVGLLAEYGVRERDFNPALWQRAVVDGKLFALPLDIHVQLCFYRKDVLRKAGLLGSDGRMVTPTSTGEWFAMLKEAKAATRKGLQTIGLWHNDQNFQWWFFVAFYTQLGGTWFDDSRTEVTFDTDKAAQVLRFLRRHITDGYADPGYGGAAGAEQFVNGSPFAWEGNWSVPVFDSAKVEYGATPLPPVFGKPATHAESHAFVLPHQAERGGPANEAAHRLAAYIVRHARQWAGGGHIPAYTPTLSTPAYRELTPQSEYVSAMDHQATEPKVWFAGSTGILAQRVGPVVVSATTGSAGPDAAARRMRRTLTELLASKNPMDGRTAAQGGAVA; from the coding sequence ATGGGACAACCTGGCCTGAACCGCAGGCACTTGCTGGCCACCCTCGGCGGGCTGACGATCGCGGGAAGCTTCGGCTTCGCCGCGCTCGGCACCGGCGCCGACGCCCTCGCCTCCGGCGCCCGCACGCGCGTGCGGTACTGGAACCTCTTCAGCGGCGGCGACGGCTACAACATGATCGCGATGCTGGACGCCTTCCGCGCGGAGCACCCGGACATCGCCGTGAAGGACTCCACCCTCCAGTGGGGCAGCCCCTTCTACACCAAGCTCGCCATGGCCGCCGCGGGCAACCGCGCCCCCGACCTCGGCGTCATGCACCTGGGCCGGGTCACCGGCTTCTCACCCGGCCGCCTCCTGGACCCCTGGGACGTCGGCCTGCTCGCCGAGTACGGCGTGCGCGAACGGGACTTCAACCCCGCCCTGTGGCAGCGCGCCGTCGTCGACGGCAAGCTCTTCGCCCTGCCCCTCGACATCCACGTCCAGCTCTGCTTCTACCGCAAGGACGTCCTGCGAAAGGCGGGCCTGCTCGGCTCCGACGGGCGGATGGTGACCCCCACGTCCACCGGCGAGTGGTTCGCCATGCTCAAGGAGGCGAAGGCCGCCACCAGGAAGGGCCTGCAGACCATCGGCCTCTGGCACAACGACCAGAACTTCCAGTGGTGGTTCTTCGTCGCCTTCTACACCCAGCTCGGCGGCACCTGGTTCGACGACAGCCGCACCGAGGTCACCTTCGACACCGACAAGGCCGCCCAGGTCCTGCGGTTCCTGCGCCGCCACATCACCGACGGCTACGCCGACCCCGGCTACGGCGGCGCCGCGGGCGCCGAGCAGTTCGTCAACGGCTCCCCGTTCGCCTGGGAGGGCAACTGGTCGGTGCCCGTCTTCGACAGCGCGAAGGTCGAGTACGGCGCGACCCCGCTCCCGCCCGTCTTCGGCAAGCCGGCCACCCACGCCGAGTCGCACGCCTTCGTCCTGCCCCACCAGGCCGAGCGCGGCGGCCCCGCCAACGAGGCCGCGCACCGGCTCGCCGCCTACATCGTCCGGCACGCCCGGCAGTGGGCGGGCGGCGGCCACATCCCCGCCTACACGCCCACCCTGTCCACCCCCGCCTACCGCGAGCTGACCCCGCAGAGCGAGTACGTCTCGGCGATGGACCACCAGGCCACCGAGCCGAAGGTGTGGTTCGCGGGCTCCACCGGCATCCTCGCCCAGCGCGTCGGCCCGGTCGTCGTCTCCGCGACCACCGGCTCCGCCGGCCCGGACGCCGCCGCCCGCCGGATGCGGCGCACCCTCACCGAACTGCTCGCCTCGAAGAATCCCATGGACGGCAGGACCGCGGCGCAGGGAGGTGCGGTTGCATGA
- a CDS encoding alpha-N-arabinofuranosidase — MRPARFTLDPAFTVGEVSPRLFGSFVEHLGRCVYTGIFEPGHPTADAAGIRQDVLGLVRELGVTAIRYPGGNFVSGYKWEDSVGPVEDRPRRLDLAWHSTETNRFGLSEYIAFLKKIGPQAEPMMAVNLGTRGVTEALELQEYANHPAGTALSDLRVAHGDKDPFGIRLWCLGNEMDGPWQTGHKTAREYGRIAAETARAMRQADPAVELVACGSSGQSMPTFAEWEATVLAETYDLVDYISLHAYYEPVDGDVDSFLASAVDMESFIENVVATCDHVGARLKSKKRINLSFDEWNVWYLSRWEERAQTFEQHDWPEAPRLLEDNYSVTDAVVFGSLLIALLRHADRVTVACLAQLVNVIAPIMTEPGGPAWRQTTFFPFAQASKYGRGEVLDVRVDSPTYETAKYGETDLLHATAVRAEDGTVTVFAVNRGRTGSLPLEVALNGLGVTRVVEHTALADADPDARNTLTDPDRVTPHPVEGTTLTDGRLTAVLEPLSWNVIRLA, encoded by the coding sequence ATGCGACCCGCCCGCTTCACCCTGGACCCCGCTTTCACCGTCGGCGAGGTCAGCCCCCGTCTCTTCGGCAGCTTCGTCGAACACCTCGGCCGCTGCGTCTACACCGGCATCTTCGAACCCGGCCACCCCACGGCGGACGCGGCCGGCATCCGCCAGGACGTCCTCGGCCTCGTCCGCGAACTCGGTGTGACGGCCATCCGCTACCCGGGCGGCAACTTCGTCTCGGGCTACAAGTGGGAGGACTCCGTCGGCCCCGTCGAGGACCGCCCCCGCCGCCTCGACCTGGCCTGGCACTCCACGGAGACGAACCGTTTCGGCCTCTCCGAGTACATCGCGTTCCTGAAGAAGATCGGCCCGCAGGCGGAGCCGATGATGGCCGTGAACCTCGGCACGCGCGGCGTCACGGAGGCCCTGGAGCTCCAGGAGTACGCCAACCACCCCGCCGGCACAGCCCTGTCCGACCTGCGCGTCGCCCACGGCGACAAGGACCCGTTCGGCATCCGCCTGTGGTGCCTGGGCAACGAGATGGACGGCCCCTGGCAGACGGGCCACAAGACGGCGCGGGAGTACGGCCGGATCGCCGCCGAGACGGCCCGCGCGATGCGCCAGGCGGACCCCGCCGTCGAGCTGGTCGCCTGCGGCTCCTCGGGCCAGTCGATGCCGACGTTCGCCGAATGGGAGGCGACGGTCCTGGCGGAGACGTACGACCTGGTCGACTACATCTCCCTGCACGCCTACTACGAGCCGGTCGACGGCGACGTGGACTCCTTCCTCGCCTCCGCCGTCGACATGGAGTCCTTCATCGAGAACGTCGTCGCCACCTGCGACCACGTGGGCGCCCGCCTGAAGTCGAAGAAGAGGATCAACCTCTCCTTCGACGAGTGGAACGTCTGGTACCTCTCCCGCTGGGAGGAGCGGGCCCAGACCTTCGAGCAGCACGACTGGCCGGAGGCACCCCGCCTGCTGGAGGACAACTACAGCGTCACCGACGCGGTCGTCTTCGGCTCGCTCCTGATCGCCCTGCTCCGCCACGCGGACCGCGTCACGGTCGCCTGCCTCGCCCAGCTGGTGAACGTCATCGCCCCGATCATGACGGAGCCCGGCGGCCCCGCCTGGCGCCAGACGACGTTCTTCCCCTTCGCCCAGGCGTCGAAGTACGGCCGCGGCGAGGTGCTGGACGTCCGTGTCGACTCCCCGACGTACGAGACGGCCAAGTACGGCGAGACGGACCTGCTGCACGCCACCGCCGTCCGCGCGGAGGACGGCACGGTCACCGTGTTCGCCGTCAACCGCGGCCGCACCGGGTCCCTGCCGCTGGAGGTCGCCCTGAACGGCCTGGGCGTCACCCGGGTCGTCGAGCACACCGCCCTCGCGGACGCCGACCCCGACGCCCGCAACACCCTCACCGACCCCGACCGGGTCACCCCCCACCCCGTCGAGGGCACGACCCTCACCGACGGCCGCCTCACCGCCGTCCTGGAACCGCTGTCCTGGAACGTGATCCGCCTGGCCTGA